The nucleotide sequence ATTTTGGAACCATATTTATGCAATGGTAAAAAAAGGTATGACAATAATGGTGACGACCCATTTCATGGATGAGGCAGAATATTGTGATAGAATAGCACTAATCTATAAAGGTAAAGCCATCGCTTTAGATACTCCACATAATTTAATAGCAAAAGTTGGTGAGAATGCTACAATGGAAGATGCTTTTATTGAAATAATAAAAAGGAATGAAGATGCTTAATATAAAAAGATTAAATGCTCTTTTTATAAAAGAAAGCATTCAAATTATCAGAGACCCTAGCTCTATTTTAATCGCAGCAATCTTACCTCTTATCTTACTTTTTTTAATGGGATATGCAATTTCTTTGGATTCAAAAAATATTCCAGTTGGAATAGTTGTAGAAAAATCTTCAAAATATACACAAAGTTTAGTAAATACTTTTAGTGTATCTACTAGTTTTAATGTAAAAGAAGTTGATACAAATAGAGTTCAACTTAATAAATATATAAAACAAGGTAAAATAAAAGCAATTATTGTAATTCCTTCTACTTTTTCAAAAGATATAATAAAACAAAATCCAAAAATTCAATTTATAACAGATGGAACAGAGCCTAGTATTGCAGGTTATGTTTATAAATATGGTTATAGATTATGGCAAAATTGGTTAATCCAAGAAAAACTAAAATTAAATCCAAAAATTGATATAGAGAGTAGATATTGGTTTAATGCTCCTTTATTAAGTAGCTATTTTTTATTGCCTGGTTCAATTGCTATAATTCTTACATTAATAGGTACCCTTTTAACTGCTTTAGTAATTGCAAGGGAATGGGAAAGAGGAACAATGGAAGCAATTATGTCTACACCTGTTACTTCTGCTGAATTAATTATAGGTAAAGTATTGCCCTACTTCTTCTTAGCTTTATTTTCTATGGTTATATGTGTATTTATTACTTTAGCATGGTTTCAAATTCCATTTAGAGGCTCATACTTTTTACTTTTTATAACTTCTGCTATTTATCTAATACCATCACTTGCATTGGGCTTATTAATTTCAACTTTATCAAAAAATCAATTTGTTGCAGCACAAGTTGCACTAATAGTAGGCTTTTTACCAGCAATGTTACTATCTGGGTTTATATTTCAAATTAGCAGTATGCCAACTTGGCTTCAGTATGTAACGATAATAATACCTGCAAAATATTTTATTCCTATACTGCAAACACTATTTTTAAGTGGAAATATTTATGAAGTAATTATCCCTAATCTAATTTATATGGCAATATTAGGAATATTGATGTTTATAATAATTATAAAAATAACAAGAAAGAAGATTGAATAATGTTATATCAGTTGCTTGTATTAATAAAAAAAGAGTTCTTAGCAATATGGAGTGATAAACGTTCAAGAATAGTTATTATATCACCTCCTTTACTTCAGTTACTACTATTTTCTTTTGCTGTGACATTAGAAGTTAAAAATATATCTATTGGTATTTTAGATAGAGATAATAGTGTTCAAAGTGAAGCCATAATTAGAAAATTGAAATATAGCAATAGATTTACAAATATTATAAGGCTAAATAGTGAAAAAGAATTAACTTCATTAATAGACTCTCAAAAAGTTTTAGCAACTGTTTATATTCCTCAAAACTTTGAAAAAGAACTTACTTCAAATAAATCTAGTAAAATACAAATAATTGCAGATGGAAGAAAATCAAATAGTGCTCAAATAACAAATGGATATATAATAAGTGCCATATCAAAAGACTTTTCAGATATAAAATCAAATATTGACTCTATAATAGTAAGAAACTGGTACAATCAAAACCTTGATAATTTTTGGTGGATTTTACCTAATTTAGTTGGATTATTATCAATGATTGTCGCAATAATATTAACTTCTTTAAGTGTAGCAAGAGAAAGAGAGTTAGGAACATTTGAACAAACATTAGTTTCCCCTATTCCACCTTTTGTTTTAATACTAGGGAAAATAACACCACCGATGATTATAAGTATGCTTGAAGCTACACTTATTTTTATTGCTGCAATATATTTATTTGATGTACCATTTAAAGGTTCATTATTTCTACTTTACATTAGTATGTTTGCATTTTTATTTTCTATTGTTGGATTTGGACTATTTATCTCTTCAATTTCATCTACGCAACAACAAGGTATTTTAGGAGCATTTGTTTTATTAGTTCCATCTGTTTTGATGTCTGGATTTGCAACTCCTGTTGAAAATATGCCAGAGTGGCTTATACCTTTTACAGATTTAGTATCATTGAAATATTTTCTTATATTATTAAAAGGAATTTTTCTAAAAGATATAAGTTTTGATATTGCAATTAATTTAATTTGGCCTATGCTTTTATATGGAGTTATTACATTGATTATTGCATCTTGGTTTTTTAGAAAAAAAGTCACATAAACGAGTAAAATTAAACAAACTTTAATAATATAAACAGTAAAATTTCAGCCATGCAAAAAATTGCATAACTTTCTACAATTTAAAACGTTAAATTGTCAGGTGTCAAGGTAGCTCAGCTGGCTAGAGCGCTGGTCTCATAAGCCGGAGGTCGAGAGTTCAAGTCTCTCTCTTGACACCAAAATTATTCCAAATTTTTCTTATAATTAAATTTTAAAATATTTGTTCAATAAAGTATTTTTTAATTTTTATTTAAGAATTGTTAGTTATAATTTCGCCCACAAAAAGTTAGCAACTAACTTTTTTCTAGGGCTGGTGTAGCTCAGTTGGCTAGAGCAGCTGATTTGTAATCAGCAGGTCGGGGGTTCAAATCCCTTCACCAGCTCCATTTTTGGGGTATCGCCAAGTGGTAAGGCAACGGTTTTTGGTATCGTCATTCGCAGGTTCGAATCCTGCTACCCCATCCACTCATTTTGATAGCAATTTTTTATATTGCGATTAGATGAAATAAAACAATCTTAAAACTTTTAAATACTTTATTTTATAAATACAAATAATTATTTAGTTTTATTTCGTCATTATCTTAGGAATAATATTACGTTCTCCTTTATAAATTTTGAAATATCCAACAATCAAACTTCATAATTTTTATTATTCCTTTGATAAAAATGATACTATTTTAATACAATCTTTTTATATCATTATAATATTATTTTAAGGAGGCAATAGAAATGATTGCGAATGATATTAAAAATAACATTGTCTCACACTTAGGTGAAAATCTAGTAGTTAGCCACTACTCTACAGACAATGAAATTAGAGATTTAATAGGTAGAACTATTAATTATATAAAAATTATTTCAGAAAAAGATAAAGAAGAGATTATAGAATCTTCTTTAGTAAGTATAAGAGAAAGAATAGATAAGAGTAGTATCTATTCTTGATTCTTATTCTGTAGCTTCGTGAATTGCACTTTTTGTTGCTTTCCAAGCATCATTACTATCTTGTTTCATACCTTTCCATGTTGCACATCCACTAAATGCAAAAAGTAATACTAATAAAAATAAAATATTTTTTTTCATTATATTCTCCTATTTATTACAAATATATTATCAGTTTTATTCTTTCAAATTATATAATAAAAAGGAATAAAAAAGAGGAATTAAATCCGCTTTTTTATTAAATTGTTATTTCTTTAATATCAGCAATATTTCTAAATGCTTTATAAACTAAAGCTATAAGATTTTTTCTATTTGCTTTTATTTTTTCATTTTCATGATTTACAAATACATTATCAAAGAAATTGTCAAGTTGTGGTTTTAAAGAGAAAAGAGCATCTAATTCTAATTCATAATCATCATATTGTTTTGATGTAATAGTACTATATGCTT is from Arcobacter sp. CECT 8986 and encodes:
- a CDS encoding entericidin EcnAB: MKKNILFLLVLLFAFSGCATWKGMKQDSNDAWKATKSAIHEATE
- a CDS encoding ABC transporter permease, giving the protein MLNIKRLNALFIKESIQIIRDPSSILIAAILPLILLFLMGYAISLDSKNIPVGIVVEKSSKYTQSLVNTFSVSTSFNVKEVDTNRVQLNKYIKQGKIKAIIVIPSTFSKDIIKQNPKIQFITDGTEPSIAGYVYKYGYRLWQNWLIQEKLKLNPKIDIESRYWFNAPLLSSYFLLPGSIAIILTLIGTLLTALVIAREWERGTMEAIMSTPVTSAELIIGKVLPYFFLALFSMVICVFITLAWFQIPFRGSYFLLFITSAIYLIPSLALGLLISTLSKNQFVAAQVALIVGFLPAMLLSGFIFQISSMPTWLQYVTIIIPAKYFIPILQTLFLSGNIYEVIIPNLIYMAILGILMFIIIIKITRKKIE
- a CDS encoding ABC transporter permease, giving the protein MLYQLLVLIKKEFLAIWSDKRSRIVIISPPLLQLLLFSFAVTLEVKNISIGILDRDNSVQSEAIIRKLKYSNRFTNIIRLNSEKELTSLIDSQKVLATVYIPQNFEKELTSNKSSKIQIIADGRKSNSAQITNGYIISAISKDFSDIKSNIDSIIVRNWYNQNLDNFWWILPNLVGLLSMIVAIILTSLSVARERELGTFEQTLVSPIPPFVLILGKITPPMIISMLEATLIFIAAIYLFDVPFKGSLFLLYISMFAFLFSIVGFGLFISSISSTQQQGILGAFVLLVPSVLMSGFATPVENMPEWLIPFTDLVSLKYFLILLKGIFLKDISFDIAINLIWPMLLYGVITLIIASWFFRKKVT